The proteins below are encoded in one region of Salvelinus alpinus chromosome 27, SLU_Salpinus.1, whole genome shotgun sequence:
- the LOC139555929 gene encoding serine/threonine-protein kinase Sgk1-like isoform X1, which yields MKQRRMGLNDFIQRLATSNSYTCKHPEVQSIVNLAPQQQEAELMNANPSPPPSPSQQMNLGPSSNPTAKPSDFHFLKVIGKGSFGKVLLARHRTDDQFYAVKVLQKKAILKKKEEKHIMSERNVLLKNIKHPFLVGLHYSFQTADKLYFVLDYINGGELFYHLQRERRFLEPRARFYTAEIASALGYLHSLNIVYRDLKPENILLDSQGHIILTDFGLCKENIEQNGTTSTFCGTPEYLAPEVIHKQPYDRTVDWWCLGAVLYEMLYGLPPFYSRNTAEMYDNILNKPLQLKPNISNAAKHILEGLLQKDRTLRLGHSTRLRKCLCVCVCVCVCVCVCVCVCVCVCVCVCVCVCVCVCVCVCVCVCVCVCVCVCVCVCVCVCVSECVNL from the exons ATgaaacagagaagaatgggactgAATGACTTTATCCAGAGGCTGGCCACTAGTAACTCCTACACCTGCAAACA tcctgaGGTTCAGTCCATTGTCAACTTGGCTCCCCAACAACAGGAGGCTGAGCTAATGAACGCAAACCCATCTCCTCCT CCCAGTCCCTCCCAGCAGATGAACCTGGGCCCGTCCTCCAACCCCACAGCCAAGCCCAGTGACTTCCACTTCCTGAAGGTGATAGGGAAGGGCAGTTTCGGGAAGGTCCTCCTAGCCAGGCACCGAACAGACGACCAGTTCTACGCTGTTAAGGTGCTGCAGAAGAAGGCCATCCTGAAGAAGAAAGAG GAGAAGCACATCATGTCAGAGAGGAACGTCCTGTTGAAGAACATTAAACACCCCTTCCTAGTGGGACTACACTACTCCTTCCAGACCGCTGACAAACTATACTTTGTACTGGACTACATTAacggaggagag ttgTTCTACCATCTCCAGAGAGAGCGGCGTTTCTTAGAGCCCCGGGCCAGGTTCTATACAGCGGAGATCGCCAGCGCCCTAGGCTACCTCCACTCTCTAAACATCGTGTACAGAGACCTGAAGCCTGAGAATATTCTACTTGACTCTCAAGGACACATCATACTCACGGACTTCGGCCTCTGCAAAGAGAACATAGAACAGAACGGAACCACGTCGACGTTCTGTGGAACACCAGAG taCCTAGCTCCAGAGGTGATACACAAGCAGCCGTATGACAGGACGGTAGACTGGTGGTGTTTAGGAGCCGTGCTGTATGAGATGCTGTATGGCCTG CCTCCGTTCTACAGTCGTAATACAGCAGAGATGTACGACAACATCCTGAACAAGCCCCTGCAGCTCAAACCCAACATCTCTAACGCTGCCAAGCACATACTGGAGGGACTGCTGCAGAAAGACCGCACACTACGACTGGGACACAGCACACGACTtcgtaagtgtttgtgtgtgtgtgtgtgtgtgtgtgtgtgtgtgtgtgtgtgtgtgtgtgtgtgtgtgtgtgtgtgtgtgtgtgtgtgtgtgtgtgtgtgtgtgtgtgtgtgtgtgtgtgtgtgtgtgtgtgtgtgtgtgtgtgtgtgtgtgtgtgtgtgtgtgtgtgtgtgtgtgtgtgtgtgtgtgagtgagtgtgtgaactTGTAA
- the LOC139555929 gene encoding serine/threonine-protein kinase Sgk1-like isoform X2 gives MELYYHSDPEYYCCPNNSTFMKQRRMGLNDFIQRLATSNSYTCKHPEVQSIVNLAPQQQEAELMNANPSPPPSPSQQMNLGPSSNPTAKPSDFHFLKVIGKGSFGKVLLARHRTDDQFYAVKVLQKKAILKKKEEKHIMSERNVLLKNIKHPFLVGLHYSFQTADKLYFVLDYINGGELFYHLQRERRFLEPRARFYTAEIASALGYLHSLNIVYRDLKPENILLDSQGHIILTDFGLCKENIEQNGTTSTFCGTPEYLAPEVIHKQPYDRTVDWWCLGAVLYEMLYGLPPFYSRNTAEMYDNILNKPLQLKPNISNAAKHILEGLLQKDRTLRLGHSTRLRKCLCVCVCVCVCVCVCVCVCVCVCVCVCVCVCVCVCVCVCVCVCVCVCVCVCVCVCVCVCVSECVNL, from the exons CTTTTATgaaacagagaagaatgggactgAATGACTTTATCCAGAGGCTGGCCACTAGTAACTCCTACACCTGCAAACA tcctgaGGTTCAGTCCATTGTCAACTTGGCTCCCCAACAACAGGAGGCTGAGCTAATGAACGCAAACCCATCTCCTCCT CCCAGTCCCTCCCAGCAGATGAACCTGGGCCCGTCCTCCAACCCCACAGCCAAGCCCAGTGACTTCCACTTCCTGAAGGTGATAGGGAAGGGCAGTTTCGGGAAGGTCCTCCTAGCCAGGCACCGAACAGACGACCAGTTCTACGCTGTTAAGGTGCTGCAGAAGAAGGCCATCCTGAAGAAGAAAGAG GAGAAGCACATCATGTCAGAGAGGAACGTCCTGTTGAAGAACATTAAACACCCCTTCCTAGTGGGACTACACTACTCCTTCCAGACCGCTGACAAACTATACTTTGTACTGGACTACATTAacggaggagag ttgTTCTACCATCTCCAGAGAGAGCGGCGTTTCTTAGAGCCCCGGGCCAGGTTCTATACAGCGGAGATCGCCAGCGCCCTAGGCTACCTCCACTCTCTAAACATCGTGTACAGAGACCTGAAGCCTGAGAATATTCTACTTGACTCTCAAGGACACATCATACTCACGGACTTCGGCCTCTGCAAAGAGAACATAGAACAGAACGGAACCACGTCGACGTTCTGTGGAACACCAGAG taCCTAGCTCCAGAGGTGATACACAAGCAGCCGTATGACAGGACGGTAGACTGGTGGTGTTTAGGAGCCGTGCTGTATGAGATGCTGTATGGCCTG CCTCCGTTCTACAGTCGTAATACAGCAGAGATGTACGACAACATCCTGAACAAGCCCCTGCAGCTCAAACCCAACATCTCTAACGCTGCCAAGCACATACTGGAGGGACTGCTGCAGAAAGACCGCACACTACGACTGGGACACAGCACACGACTtcgtaagtgtttgtgtgtgtgtgtgtgtgtgtgtgtgtgtgtgtgtgtgtgtgtgtgtgtgtgtgtgtgtgtgtgtgtgtgtgtgtgtgtgtgtgtgtgtgtgtgtgtgtgtgtgtgtgtgtgtgtgtgtgtgtgtgtgtgtgtgtgtgtgtgtgtgtgtgtgtgtgtgtgtgtgtgtgtgtgtgtgagtgagtgtgtgaactTGTAA
- the LOC139555929 gene encoding serine/threonine-protein kinase Sgk1-like isoform X4 has product MTIIRERDWSLLMTYSKPGGLGALLTAFMKQRRMGLNDFIQRLATSNSYTCKHPEVQSIVNLAPQQQEAELMNANPSPPPSPSQQMNLGPSSNPTAKPSDFHFLKVIGKGSFGKVLLARHRTDDQFYAVKVLQKKAILKKKEEKHIMSERNVLLKNIKHPFLVGLHYSFQTADKLYFVLDYINGGELFYHLQRERRFLEPRARFYTAEIASALGYLHSLNIVYRDLKPENILLDSQGHIILTDFGLCKENIEQNGTTSTFCGTPEYLAPEVIHKQPYDRTVDWWCLGAVLYEMLYGLPPFYSRNTAEMYDNILNKPLQLKPNISNAAKHILEGLLQKDRTLRLGHSTRLRKCLCEIKNHMFFSPINWDDLTAKKLTPPFNPNVTGPNDLRHFDTEFTDEPVSSSIGCSPDSSLITASIKEAAEAFLGFSYAPSMDSYL; this is encoded by the exons ATGACAAtaataagagagagagactggtcttTGTTGATGACCTATTCcaaaccaggaggactaggaGCTTTACTCACTG CTTTTATgaaacagagaagaatgggactgAATGACTTTATCCAGAGGCTGGCCACTAGTAACTCCTACACCTGCAAACA tcctgaGGTTCAGTCCATTGTCAACTTGGCTCCCCAACAACAGGAGGCTGAGCTAATGAACGCAAACCCATCTCCTCCT CCCAGTCCCTCCCAGCAGATGAACCTGGGCCCGTCCTCCAACCCCACAGCCAAGCCCAGTGACTTCCACTTCCTGAAGGTGATAGGGAAGGGCAGTTTCGGGAAGGTCCTCCTAGCCAGGCACCGAACAGACGACCAGTTCTACGCTGTTAAGGTGCTGCAGAAGAAGGCCATCCTGAAGAAGAAAGAG GAGAAGCACATCATGTCAGAGAGGAACGTCCTGTTGAAGAACATTAAACACCCCTTCCTAGTGGGACTACACTACTCCTTCCAGACCGCTGACAAACTATACTTTGTACTGGACTACATTAacggaggagag ttgTTCTACCATCTCCAGAGAGAGCGGCGTTTCTTAGAGCCCCGGGCCAGGTTCTATACAGCGGAGATCGCCAGCGCCCTAGGCTACCTCCACTCTCTAAACATCGTGTACAGAGACCTGAAGCCTGAGAATATTCTACTTGACTCTCAAGGACACATCATACTCACGGACTTCGGCCTCTGCAAAGAGAACATAGAACAGAACGGAACCACGTCGACGTTCTGTGGAACACCAGAG taCCTAGCTCCAGAGGTGATACACAAGCAGCCGTATGACAGGACGGTAGACTGGTGGTGTTTAGGAGCCGTGCTGTATGAGATGCTGTATGGCCTG CCTCCGTTCTACAGTCGTAATACAGCAGAGATGTACGACAACATCCTGAACAAGCCCCTGCAGCTCAAACCCAACATCTCTAACGCTGCCAAGCACATACTGGAGGGACTGCTGCAGAAAGACCGCACACTACGACTGGGACACAGCACACGACTtcgtaagtgtttgtgt GAGATCAAGAACCACATGTTCTTCTCCCCCATCAACTGGGATGACCTGACCGCTAAGAAGCTCACCCCCCCTTTCAATCCAAACGTG ACGGGCCCTAACGACCTTCGCCACTTTGACACGGAGTTCACAGACGAGCCCGTCTCCTCATCCATTGGCTGTTCCCCTGACTCCTCCCTCATCACTGCCAGCATCAAGGAGGCAGCCGAGGCTTTCCTAGGGTTCAGCTACGCACCCTCCATGGACTCATACCTGTAG
- the LOC139555929 gene encoding serine/threonine-protein kinase Sgk1-like isoform X3, which produces MRTTTELKAFMKQRRMGLNDFIQRLATSNSYTCKHPEVQSIVNLAPQQQEAELMNANPSPPPSPSQQMNLGPSSNPTAKPSDFHFLKVIGKGSFGKVLLARHRTDDQFYAVKVLQKKAILKKKEEKHIMSERNVLLKNIKHPFLVGLHYSFQTADKLYFVLDYINGGELFYHLQRERRFLEPRARFYTAEIASALGYLHSLNIVYRDLKPENILLDSQGHIILTDFGLCKENIEQNGTTSTFCGTPEYLAPEVIHKQPYDRTVDWWCLGAVLYEMLYGLPPFYSRNTAEMYDNILNKPLQLKPNISNAAKHILEGLLQKDRTLRLGHSTRLRKCLCVCVCVCVCVCVCVCVCVCVCVCVCVCVCVCVCVCVCVCVCVCVCVCVCVCVCVCVCVSECVNL; this is translated from the exons ATGAGGACCACTACTGAACTAAAAG CTTTTATgaaacagagaagaatgggactgAATGACTTTATCCAGAGGCTGGCCACTAGTAACTCCTACACCTGCAAACA tcctgaGGTTCAGTCCATTGTCAACTTGGCTCCCCAACAACAGGAGGCTGAGCTAATGAACGCAAACCCATCTCCTCCT CCCAGTCCCTCCCAGCAGATGAACCTGGGCCCGTCCTCCAACCCCACAGCCAAGCCCAGTGACTTCCACTTCCTGAAGGTGATAGGGAAGGGCAGTTTCGGGAAGGTCCTCCTAGCCAGGCACCGAACAGACGACCAGTTCTACGCTGTTAAGGTGCTGCAGAAGAAGGCCATCCTGAAGAAGAAAGAG GAGAAGCACATCATGTCAGAGAGGAACGTCCTGTTGAAGAACATTAAACACCCCTTCCTAGTGGGACTACACTACTCCTTCCAGACCGCTGACAAACTATACTTTGTACTGGACTACATTAacggaggagag ttgTTCTACCATCTCCAGAGAGAGCGGCGTTTCTTAGAGCCCCGGGCCAGGTTCTATACAGCGGAGATCGCCAGCGCCCTAGGCTACCTCCACTCTCTAAACATCGTGTACAGAGACCTGAAGCCTGAGAATATTCTACTTGACTCTCAAGGACACATCATACTCACGGACTTCGGCCTCTGCAAAGAGAACATAGAACAGAACGGAACCACGTCGACGTTCTGTGGAACACCAGAG taCCTAGCTCCAGAGGTGATACACAAGCAGCCGTATGACAGGACGGTAGACTGGTGGTGTTTAGGAGCCGTGCTGTATGAGATGCTGTATGGCCTG CCTCCGTTCTACAGTCGTAATACAGCAGAGATGTACGACAACATCCTGAACAAGCCCCTGCAGCTCAAACCCAACATCTCTAACGCTGCCAAGCACATACTGGAGGGACTGCTGCAGAAAGACCGCACACTACGACTGGGACACAGCACACGACTtcgtaagtgtttgtgtgtgtgtgtgtgtgtgtgtgtgtgtgtgtgtgtgtgtgtgtgtgtgtgtgtgtgtgtgtgtgtgtgtgtgtgtgtgtgtgtgtgtgtgtgtgtgtgtgtgtgtgtgtgtgtgtgtgtgtgtgtgtgtgtgtgtgtgtgtgtgtgtgtgtgtgtgtgtgtgtgtgtgtgtgtgagtgagtgtgtgaactTGTAA